A window of Jatrophihabitans sp. genomic DNA:
GTCATGCGGGTTCCGCGACCATTTCGCCGACCTCCGGGCTGCGGGCGTCGCCGCGGTCTGGGGCCTGTCCAGTCAGGACCCGGACTACCAGGCTGAGGCGGTCCACCGGCTGCACCTGCCGTTCGGCATGCTGTCGGACCCGCAGTTCGCCCTGGCCGACGCCCTGAACCTGCCGACCTTCGCCGCGGCCGGGCACGACCGGTTGTACTCCCGCCTGACTCTGGTGGTCCGCGACGGCGCGATCGAGCACGCGTTCTACCCGGTCTTCCCGCCGGACACGCACGCCCAGCAGGTCCTGGACTGGCTGCTCGCCAAC
This region includes:
- a CDS encoding peroxiredoxin codes for the protein MTAYTTLPDDLPAPQDDGAADHLPGLPMPALSLRASDGQAVDLGALGPGRTVIYLYPRTGQPGVELPQGWNAIPGARGCTPESCGFRDHFADLRAAGVAAVWGLSSQDPDYQAEAVHRLHLPFGMLSDPQFALADALNLPTFAAAGHDRLYSRLTLVVRDGAIEHAFYPVFPPDTHAQQVLDWLLANPRG